In the genome of Hemiscyllium ocellatum isolate sHemOce1 chromosome 12, sHemOce1.pat.X.cur, whole genome shotgun sequence, one region contains:
- the tiprl gene encoding TIP41-like protein, with protein MTTHSFKNSKQEFNFGPWKLTANKSHIMKSKDIEKLAQEMKMHSLPEMLFGDNVLKVQHAGGFGISFNATDALRTVDNGHGTVKVACAEAWQESRAESEHSKEVVKPYDWTFTTDYKGTLLGDELKLKVTPTTERIDLEKLKTREQIMYFEEVLLFEDELHDHGVSMLSVKVRVMPSSFFVLLRFFLRVDGVLIRTNDTRVYHEADKNYLLSEYSSRESNISALQNVPQYLFTDPNEISKYLPLKKLICEKLEFPEGVDNNTTFENMQIGITGRESRQT; from the exons ATGACAACACATAGTTTCAAAAACAGCAAACAGGAATTTAATTTTGGACCATGGAAACTAACTGCCAACAAAAGCCATATTATGAAATCAAAGGACATTGAAAA GTTAGCTCAGGAAATGAAGATGCATTCCCTTCCAGAGATGTTATTTGGTGATAATGTCTTAAAAGTGCAACATGCTGGAGGATTTGGAATTTCATTTAATGCCACAGATGCCTTAAGGACTGTGGACAATGGGCACGGCACAGTGAAAGTGGCATGTGCGGAGGCGTGGCAAGAAAGCAG GGCCGAATCTGAACACTCTAAAGAAGTTGTTAAACCCTATGATTGGACTTTTACTACAGACTATAAAGGAACATTACTTGGTGATGAGTTGAAGTTAAAG GTTACTCCTACAACTGAACGTATTGATTTGGAGAAGTTgaaaaccagagagcagatcatGTATTTTGAAGAAGTTTTGTTGTTTGAAGATGAACTTCATGATCATGGTGTCTCCATGCTTAGTGTGAAAGTG AGAGTGATGCCATCTAGTTTCTTTGTGCTACTGCGATTTTTCTTGAGAGTTGATGGAGTACTCATACGAACAAATGATACAAGAGTTTATCATGAG GCTGACAAAAACTACCTTCTCTCTGAATACAGTTCCCGGGAAAGTAATATATCTGCTCTTCAG AATGTTCCACAGTATCTTTTTACTGATCCGAATGAGATCTCAAAGTATTTGCCGCTGAAAAAGCTAATCTGTGAGAAGTTGGAATTCCCAGAAGGCGTGGATAACAACACTACATTTGAAAATATGCAAATTGGCATTACAGGCAGAGAATCAAGACAGACGTGA